A single genomic interval of Arthrobacter methylotrophus harbors:
- a CDS encoding TetR/AcrR family transcriptional regulator, with protein MSSTLQKRAARKTPSERAAEITEAAKEIALEQGLSAITLRNVAARVGVASGLVAHYQPNVEALVAGIFTSIVAAETEEVSGLLDRLPTPLERLGALLETLLDDSRLDVTAIWVEAWTLGRRNEALAACVREQMDAWQAVVERVVEAGIAAGEFESYDAPSVAWQILGMVDGLNAHALVRWDGVSGRGTHLARAVEGMVGAVRGSLVPGSRPQS; from the coding sequence ATGTCAAGCACCTTACAGAAGCGCGCTGCGCGGAAGACGCCGTCGGAACGCGCGGCCGAAATCACCGAGGCCGCCAAGGAAATAGCCCTTGAGCAGGGGCTTTCCGCCATCACGCTGCGCAACGTGGCAGCGCGGGTGGGAGTAGCCTCGGGCCTCGTTGCGCATTACCAGCCCAATGTGGAGGCCCTGGTGGCGGGTATCTTCACGAGCATCGTCGCCGCGGAAACCGAGGAGGTCTCGGGCCTGCTGGATCGGCTGCCGACGCCCTTGGAGCGGCTCGGTGCCCTCTTGGAGACCCTCTTGGATGACAGTCGTCTCGACGTCACGGCTATCTGGGTGGAGGCATGGACGCTGGGCCGCCGCAACGAGGCGCTCGCAGCCTGCGTCCGGGAACAGATGGACGCGTGGCAGGCTGTCGTGGAGCGTGTCGTCGAAGCCGGTATCGCGGCAGGCGAGTTTGAGAGCTACGACGCTCCATCCGTCGCGTGGCAGATCCTCGGCATGGTGGATGGACTGAATGCCCACGCCTTGGTGCGCTGGGACGGTGTCAGCGGCCGCGGTACGCACCTGGCCCGCGCAGTGGAAGGCATGGTGGGCGCAGTCCGAGGTTCCCTGGTACCGGGCAGTCGCCCGCAGTCCTGA
- a CDS encoding ScbA/BarX family gamma-butyrolactone biosynthesis protein, translated as MDDVALFEASVRRELVHKRSVSEVFLTDFVQSSSRRFVAGAQWPRWHVFYGSHDGSPDSALMAETLRQAVIFLSHLCGVPLTHKFLMPHMSISLEAATLDPMVPTHVAVELDVKDMKLSAGQLSALTVVARFLVDGGAIGEGVAAARIVNPSTYERFRGVVPTGATATRDDLLACADVGHSTQRNVMLGQSRRPLVWPLRVDPSHPIFFDHPLDHVPGMLLVEAARQAVRAAYSRPDADFALFDAEFMKLVEFSYPVDVSVTQIEPKIAPGMIRVRLVHQEEPLMSLVARVRDPR; from the coding sequence ATGGACGACGTAGCGCTCTTTGAGGCGTCCGTCAGGCGGGAGCTCGTTCATAAGCGCTCGGTTTCGGAAGTCTTCTTGACCGATTTTGTTCAATCAAGTTCGCGACGATTCGTTGCGGGCGCACAATGGCCCCGGTGGCATGTTTTCTATGGATCGCACGATGGTTCACCGGATTCGGCGCTCATGGCTGAGACGTTGAGGCAGGCGGTCATCTTTCTGTCACATCTGTGCGGAGTGCCTTTGACGCACAAATTCCTCATGCCGCACATGAGCATCTCCCTGGAGGCCGCAACTCTCGATCCCATGGTGCCCACGCATGTTGCGGTCGAGCTTGACGTCAAGGATATGAAACTCAGTGCCGGTCAACTATCTGCCCTGACAGTGGTTGCGCGGTTCCTTGTTGACGGGGGCGCCATAGGAGAGGGGGTCGCGGCCGCCCGCATTGTGAATCCTTCGACATACGAGCGATTTCGTGGCGTGGTCCCCACGGGCGCGACCGCAACCCGCGACGACTTGCTGGCGTGTGCCGACGTCGGACATTCCACCCAGCGGAACGTGATGCTGGGGCAAAGCCGGCGTCCGCTCGTCTGGCCGTTGCGGGTCGATCCAAGCCACCCCATTTTCTTTGACCATCCCCTTGACCACGTCCCGGGAATGCTCCTGGTTGAAGCCGCACGGCAGGCTGTCCGCGCCGCATACTCCCGGCCCGATGCAGATTTTGCCCTGTTTGACGCCGAATTCATGAAGTTGGTCGAGTTCAGCTATCCCGTGGATGTTTCGGTGACCCAGATTGAGCCCAAAATTGCGCCAGGCATGATCAGGGTCCGGTTGGTGCACCAAGAGGAGCCTCTGATGTCCTTGGTGGCCCGGGTCAGGGACCCGCGATAG
- a CDS encoding ScbR family autoregulator-binding transcription factor, whose protein sequence is MYPSIPDVETGEVTRLIMQQRAKATRAAVIEGAASIFEEVGYGNASLSDVTERASVTKGALYFHFKSKENLALAVIAEQHNIVRVAGEKIAAAGLPALQTMIAMCRTFGQQLLDEPIVRAGIRLTFEASAFNADVKGPYSDWVATMEMLTHQAQLEGDVRPDVVAADFARYLVASFTGVQMVSNVLTERRDVLKRIDDMWRFMMPAIAPVRPQDSGTP, encoded by the coding sequence ATGTACCCAAGTATCCCGGACGTAGAAACCGGAGAGGTCACCAGGCTGATCATGCAACAACGTGCCAAAGCCACCCGAGCTGCAGTGATTGAGGGAGCAGCTTCGATCTTTGAAGAGGTCGGCTACGGGAATGCGAGCCTCAGTGACGTCACAGAGCGCGCCTCGGTCACCAAAGGCGCCCTGTACTTCCATTTCAAGTCGAAAGAAAACCTGGCGCTTGCAGTCATCGCCGAACAGCACAATATTGTGCGCGTTGCGGGAGAGAAGATCGCCGCCGCGGGGCTTCCGGCATTGCAGACCATGATCGCCATGTGCCGCACTTTCGGGCAACAATTGCTCGATGAACCGATTGTGCGGGCTGGAATCCGGCTGACGTTTGAGGCCTCGGCATTCAATGCGGACGTCAAAGGTCCGTACTCCGATTGGGTCGCCACCATGGAGATGCTGACGCACCAAGCCCAACTGGAGGGTGACGTGCGTCCAGACGTCGTGGCCGCGGACTTCGCACGGTACCTGGTTGCGTCCTTCACGGGAGTCCAGATGGTTTCCAACGTACTGACTGAACGACGCGATGTCCTCAAAAGGATTGACGACATGTGGCGTTTCATGATGCCGGCCATCGCGCCGGTTCGGCCGCAGGATTCAGGAACTCCCTGA